A region of Sulfitobacter faviae DNA encodes the following proteins:
- a CDS encoding cytochrome P450: protein MSLWRYAKLFRADILSAQPARLYRAWMAEFKTPFFRSYLMNQPELVKTVLKDRPEDFPKSDRIGEGLRPLLGNSVFLTNGETWKRQRRIIDPAFEGGRLRETFPAMWDAAEAAAARLDPKAGEVVEIEAETSHAAADVIFRTLFSLPIEHEVARAVFDEFRNYQRSQPILNLGALLPLPRWMPRLFRRDTRASAARIRTLITDLTRARMAQIEAGTAPDDLATKIMTQADPETGERFDTQEMVDQVAIFFLAGHETSASALAWALYLMATHPAWQERLAEEAQALETCDFAVMSKLKLSRDVFRETLRLYPPVPMMVRENRCPERFRDRQVKQGAQLVLSPWHLHRHERLWDNPDGFDPTRWQTENGKQCQRDAFIPFSAGPRVCTGAGFAMVEGPLILSRILRDFRVTAQPDRVPVPVAHLTVRSDKGIWLALSRR, encoded by the coding sequence GTGTCGCTCTGGCGCTATGCCAAACTGTTCCGCGCCGACATCCTCTCGGCCCAGCCCGCGCGGCTCTATCGGGCGTGGATGGCCGAGTTCAAAACGCCCTTCTTTCGCAGCTACCTGATGAACCAGCCCGAGCTGGTCAAAACCGTGTTGAAGGACCGGCCCGAAGATTTCCCCAAGTCCGACCGCATCGGCGAGGGGCTGCGGCCCCTCTTGGGCAACTCTGTCTTTCTGACCAATGGCGAGACATGGAAACGCCAGCGCCGCATCATCGACCCAGCCTTCGAGGGCGGGCGCCTGCGAGAGACTTTTCCCGCCATGTGGGACGCGGCAGAGGCGGCTGCGGCACGGCTGGACCCCAAGGCGGGTGAGGTGGTCGAGATCGAGGCTGAGACAAGCCACGCCGCCGCCGATGTGATCTTTCGCACGCTGTTTTCCCTGCCGATCGAACATGAGGTCGCCCGGGCGGTCTTTGACGAGTTTCGCAATTACCAGCGCAGCCAGCCAATCCTGAACCTCGGGGCGCTTTTGCCGCTGCCGCGCTGGATGCCGCGCCTGTTTCGCCGCGACACGCGGGCCAGCGCGGCGCGGATCAGGACGCTGATCACCGATCTGACCCGCGCGCGCATGGCGCAGATCGAGGCGGGCACCGCGCCCGATGATCTTGCCACCAAGATCATGACCCAAGCCGATCCCGAAACCGGAGAGCGCTTCGACACCCAAGAGATGGTCGATCAGGTCGCGATCTTCTTTCTTGCAGGGCATGAGACCAGCGCGTCTGCCCTTGCTTGGGCGCTGTATTTGATGGCCACCCATCCCGCGTGGCAAGAGCGGCTGGCCGAAGAGGCGCAGGCGCTTGAGACCTGCGATTTCGCGGTGATGTCGAAACTCAAGCTCAGCCGCGATGTTTTTCGCGAGACGCTGCGCCTCTACCCGCCGGTGCCGATGATGGTGCGCGAGAACCGCTGCCCCGAACGCTTCCGTGACCGACAGGTGAAACAGGGCGCGCAACTGGTGCTCAGCCCGTGGCATCTGCACCGCCACGAACGGCTTTGGGACAACCCCGACGGCTTTGACCCGACCCGTTGGCAGACCGAGAATGGCAAACAGTGCCAGCGCGACGCGTTCATCCCATTCTCCGCCGGGCCGCGGGTCTGCACCGGGGCGGGCTTTGCCATGGTCGAGGGGCCGCTGATCCTGTCGCGCATCCTGCGCGACTTCCGCGTGACGGCCCAACCGGACCGCGTGCCAGTGCCTGTCGCACATTTGACCGTCCGTTCAGATAAGGGCATTTGGTTAGCGCTATCAAGACGCTAG